In Cydia pomonella isolate Wapato2018A chromosome 12, ilCydPomo1, whole genome shotgun sequence, the sequence ATAGGAATCTTCGGAAATGCTCTCGTGTGCTATGCCGTCATTAGAAACCGAGCCATGCAAACGGTCACTAATCTATTCATCACGAACTTAGCTTTGTCAGACATATTACTATGCGTATTTGCTGTACCATTTACTCCCCTCTACACCTTCCTAGGCAGATGGGTGTTTGGAGGTCTGCTATGCCATATCATGCCTTACGCTCAAGGCTGTAGCGTTTACATTTCCACTCTCACTTTAACTTCCATAGCCATAGATAGATTCTTCGTGATAATATACCCGTTTAAACCGCGAATGAAGATTAACACCTGTATTGCATTGATAATTGGGATATGGGTTTTCGCTTTAACAGTAACATTCCCATATGGCTACTATATGGGTTTAGAATATAATCCAGAAGCTGAAGAAAGCGAGAGAGATAATGCTTATTGCGTGGAGAAATGGCCTTCAGATCAAATTCGGAAAGCATTTGGTGCCATTACGACTATAATGCAATTTGTGTTACCTTTTACCATCATGGCGTTTTGTTATACATGCGTTAGTGTTAAATTAAATGATAGATTAAAATCAAGACCGGGGAGTAAGAATAGTAAGAAGGAAGATGCTGAAagagaaagaaaaagaagaactAATAGAATGTTAATAGCAATGGTGGCTATCTTCGGTCTGTCTTGGCTGCCGTTGAATCTTACTAATATAAGCAGTGATTTTTACTCATTGACAGAGCATTGGAGATACTACATGGTATTATTCTTCTTTGCACATTTCATAGCAATGTCTTCCACGTGCTATAATCCTTTTCTTTACGCTTGGTTAAACGATAATTTCCGGAAAGAGTTTAAACAGATTCTTCCCTGTTTGGGAGTTTTAGTTAAGAAGCCTAAAAGAAAATGCAACGCCTCTGAAAGAACAGATATGTTTCGATCAGAAAAGACGTGCAACGGGAATGAAAACACTATACAAGAATCTTTGTTGTcaactgtaaataaaatgcCTTCAGTTAGATATAAAATGGAGTTTGAAGATAAGATGAAAGTGTATGAGGACGATGAAAATATAAGTCCTGACGAGAAGCCGGAGGAGAATCCGAGTCCGAGTGAAGACTGTGTTAATATGTACATGTTTGTAGATAAAACTGTAACTACGTCGGATAAGGAGCCCATCGTGTCAGCGTTGTAGCTTCAATGGTAAGTAAAACATAATTCGAATGCAAATTGTCGAGTATCATACTAaaattaagctaattttacgtgTGG encodes:
- the LOC133523848 gene encoding prolactin-releasing peptide receptor-like, whose translation is MTEWSTEPSYNDNFTESANASRPPDPIEDKAIQAVFCTAYTLIFIIGIFGNALVCYAVIRNRAMQTVTNLFITNLALSDILLCVFAVPFTPLYTFLGRWVFGGLLCHIMPYAQGCSVYISTLTLTSIAIDRFFVIIYPFKPRMKINTCIALIIGIWVFALTVTFPYGYYMGLEYNPEAEESERDNAYCVEKWPSDQIRKAFGAITTIMQFVLPFTIMAFCYTCVSVKLNDRLKSRPGSKNSKKEDAERERKRRTNRMLIAMVAIFGLSWLPLNLTNISSDFYSLTEHWRYYMVLFFFAHFIAMSSTCYNPFLYAWLNDNFRKEFKQILPCLGVLVKKPKRKCNASERTDMFRSEKTCNGNENTIQESLLSTVNKMPSVRYKMEFEDKMKVYEDDENISPDEKPEENPSPSEDCVNMYMFVDKTVTTSDKEPIVSAL